The DNA segment CTTCGCCCTCCGGGCCGGAGAAGGCCGCCTCCAGCTGCGCGGGAGATGGGGCAGGGCCGAGCATGAGCGGGCGCATGCGGCCGATGATGCGATCCCACATCGCCTGGTAAGCGTCGTAGTTTTCGGCGTCCTTCTCGGAGAATCTGGCGATCTCCCGCTTCGTTCGTTCGGTATCGAGGTGGGAGATCATGTACCGCCCGTCCGGGAAGGGGACGAAGTACTGCGGGTCGAGCGGCCGGACGCTGTAGCCGTGGCGCGGGAGGTCGAGGTCCTTTACCACCTCGGGGAGGAGCAGGCTGCACACGTAAGAGCAGGTCGAGAGGCGGTGGCCGGGCCAGATCTCCTCGGTGACCGTCGCCCCACCGATGATCTCCCGCCGCTCGAGGACCAGGACGCGCAGCCTCGCGCGGGCGAGGTAGGCCGCGGCGATGAGGCCGTTGTGCCCCGCCCCCACGACTATCGCGTCGTAGCGACCGCTCACGACCTCTCCAGTGCGGCTCGCAGCGCGGCCCGGGCCCCGGCGCGCAGCGTCCCGCCGTGGGAGAAGACGACCGTCGCGAACTCCTCTTCGAGGAGCTTGCGGGCCGAGCGGCGCGCGAGCTCGTAGTCCGTGCAGAACGCGCGGCGCACCCCGACGCGGAGCCTGCGCGGCATGCAGCCGAAGGCGTCGGCGGTGAAGAGCAGCCCGTCATCGTCGCGCAGGAGCGAGACGTGCCCCAGAGTGTGCCCCGGCGTCGCGATGATCCGGAACCCCGAAACGAAGTCCCCCTCGTGCAGGACCTTCCCGACCGGCGCCGTGGGGAGGGCTGTCCTGGAGGACATCAGGCGCAGCAGACGTCCCTCCTGCACGTCGGGGGCTCTTCTGCCGGAGATCACCTCGGCCTCGCGCTCTGCGGCTCCGACTTCGGCCTGCGGTGCGATCTGCAGCATGCCCGGCAGCCCCCCGGTGTGGTCGGAGTGCTGGTGGGTGAGGAAGATGCGTCTTATCTCCTCCGGACCGGAGCCGAGCGCGCCGAGCGCCTCCCTGATACGGCGCACGCTGCCGGCGACGCCGGTATCGACGAGCGTCCAGCCGTCGTCGTTCTCGAGCAGCAGGACGTTGACCGCGTTCGGGATCCCTACCGCGTCCACCCTGTAGACGCCGGGTGCCAGCCTCTCCGGGGATTCGGCCATGTACGACGCCTCCTTTCCGTCCGGAAGCGAGTTTAACCGAGCCCGGGGCCCTGCGCGAACGTCTCCCGGAAGAAGCGCGCCAGGCGCGGGTAGAGGACTCGCAGGTTCTTGGGGCGCGAGATGCCGTGCCCCTCGTCCGCGAAGGTCAAAAGTTCGTAGGGGATGCCGTGCCGTTCGAGCTCCTTCACCACCGCCCGGACGTTCTCGGGGGTGACGTTCGGGTCGCGCTCGCCCTGCACGATGAGCAGGCGCCCCCGGATGTTCTTCACGTGGTTGATCGGGGAGCGCTCGCGGTACCTCTCCGGGATCTCCTCCGGAGAGCCGCCCATCATCTCCTCGCTGTAGGGTCTGAGGTCCGGGCGGGTCGAGTAGTAGTCGACGACGAGGTCGGTCATCCCGCAGACAGGGGCCGCGGCGGCGACGATCTCGGGCGGGTAGCGGGTGATCGCGCACCACGCCGAGTACCCGCCGTAGGAGGTCCCCGTGATCCCGACCCGGTACGGTTCGGCGATCCCGGCCTCGATGAGCGCCTCGATCCCGCGCCTTATGTCCTCCTGCTCGCGCCCTCCCCAGCCGTCTTCTTTGATCTTCTCCTGGAACTCGAGCCCGAAGCCGGTGCTCCCCCTGTAGTTGGGACAGAGGACGTTGAACCCGTTCGCGGTGAAAAACTGTACCTGGGCGTTGAACCTGTCCTCGCTCACGCTGGTCGGTCCGCCGTGGACGAGGACTACCGTACCGACTGCCTCCCCGCGTGCCCGGTAGAGCCAGCCCTGCACCTCGAGTCCGTCCACCGAGCGCCAGCGGAAGTCTTCCGCGGGGACGAGGTCTTCGGGACGCAGCCTGGTCCTCTCCCACAGCCCGGTCAGGCTCCTCGTGCCGGATGGGGAGGCGAGGACGAGGTCCGCCGGCTGCGTCGAGGAGTAGAGGAGCCCGGCCCACTCTCCCTCCCTCACCCGGACGATCGGGACGAAACTCCCCGTCGTGCGCGGCGGCTGGCTCTCTTTCCCGCTCTCCGGGTCCACGAGCACCGCCGAGAGACGCCCCTCCCGCATCTCCGCCGCGACCAGCGGGCCTCCGGGCGGCGCGAAGGCGTACTCGACGTTGCGGCGCGGGTCGTCGATGAGCCACCTCACGCGGCCTTCCTCCGCGTCGAATGTCCCGAGCCTGCGCCTCCCCTCCGCCTCGGCGGTGAAGACGACGCGGCGTCCGTCGGGGAGCCACGAGGCCTCGACCTTGGCCTCAGGCCCGAAGTTCAGCACCTCACGGTCCCCGTTTCCTTCGACGCCCGCGAGCCAGACCTGTCGCCCCGCGGGGTCGAGGTCGCTGCGGTGGTAGAGCACGCGGTCGCCCCGGGGGCTCAGGCGCGGCTCGAGGTAGCCGCTCCTCCGCGGGGTCGCAAGCACGAGCCTCTCTCCAGTTTTTACGTCCTGGCGGAAGACGCGGTATACCTCTTCCTCCTTCCCGCTCTCGGGGTCGAGGTTCGCCGCGTAGACGAGCCATCGTCCGTTCGGGTGCAGCTCGCCGCCCTGGATGAAGAAGCGGGGCCTCTCATCGGTGAGCGGGACGAGCTCGCCCGGTCTCTCGAGCCGGACGAGGTAGAGGACGGACCTTTCGTCGCCGCCGGTATCCTGCTCGACGATGAGGCCGCTCCCGTCCGGGGTCCAGGAGACGGGGTAGGCGTTCTCGTCCGTCTCGGTCAGGCGCACCGGCTCGCCGGAGCCGTCTACCGGGGCCGCATACACGTCGGCGGTCGGCGCGAGGCGCGACCAGCTCCAGGCCACGTGCCGCCCGTCGCGGGAGACGACGGGTCCGGAGAGGGCGGGTAGCGAGAGCAGCGCTTCCAGCCGGGCTTCTGGTTCCAATTCGATCCCTTCTAGAACGTCGGGGGGTTGTTCACGTAGATCATCTCGGCGTGGGTCTCCGGTGCCCACCAGCGGTGCGGGACCGTGGAGGGGAAGTAGAGGGTGTCCCCGGGCTCGAGGTGGTAGCATCCGTTGTCCTTGAGCTCTACGGTGAGCTTGCCGGAGAGCAGATGGATGAACTCCTCCCCGGTGTGCGAGTAGAATCCTTCGCTTCCGGCACCGGCTGGAACGTAGACGTAGGACGGGTCCATCGCCCGCCCCCCCGGCGCCATCTCCTCGAAGCGTACGCCGTTCTCCCAGCGCATCACGGCCCTTTCGCCGGCACGTACCAGCGGTGAGTCGTGTACGACGTCCACGCCGAAGAGCTCCCGCATGTTCACCCCGTAAGCATCCGCGAGGCGCCTGAGCGAGGCGACCGAGGCACCCGAACCGCCGCGCTCGAGCGCCGAGATGAACGAGACCGAGAGCCCGGTGGCCTCGGAGACCTCCCGAAGCGTCTTG comes from the Rubrobacter naiadicus genome and includes:
- a CDS encoding MBL fold metallo-hydrolase, with the translated sequence MAESPERLAPGVYRVDAVGIPNAVNVLLLENDDGWTLVDTGVAGSVRRIREALGALGSGPEEIRRIFLTHQHSDHTGGLPGMLQIAPQAEVGAAEREAEVISGRRAPDVQEGRLLRLMSSRTALPTAPVGKVLHEGDFVSGFRIIATPGHTLGHVSLLRDDDGLLFTADAFGCMPRRLRVGVRRAFCTDYELARRSARKLLEEEFATVVFSHGGTLRAGARAALRAALERS
- a CDS encoding S9 family peptidase, whose amino-acid sequence is MEPEARLEALLSLPALSGPVVSRDGRHVAWSWSRLAPTADVYAAPVDGSGEPVRLTETDENAYPVSWTPDGSGLIVEQDTGGDERSVLYLVRLERPGELVPLTDERPRFFIQGGELHPNGRWLVYAANLDPESGKEEEVYRVFRQDVKTGERLVLATPRRSGYLEPRLSPRGDRVLYHRSDLDPAGRQVWLAGVEGNGDREVLNFGPEAKVEASWLPDGRRVVFTAEAEGRRRLGTFDAEEGRVRWLIDDPRRNVEYAFAPPGGPLVAAEMREGRLSAVLVDPESGKESQPPRTTGSFVPIVRVREGEWAGLLYSSTQPADLVLASPSGTRSLTGLWERTRLRPEDLVPAEDFRWRSVDGLEVQGWLYRARGEAVGTVVLVHGGPTSVSEDRFNAQVQFFTANGFNVLCPNYRGSTGFGLEFQEKIKEDGWGGREQEDIRRGIEALIEAGIAEPYRVGITGTSYGGYSAWCAITRYPPEIVAAAAPVCGMTDLVVDYYSTRPDLRPYSEEMMGGSPEEIPERYRERSPINHVKNIRGRLLIVQGERDPNVTPENVRAVVKELERHGIPYELLTFADEGHGISRPKNLRVLYPRLARFFRETFAQGPGLG
- a CDS encoding MerR family transcriptional regulator, yielding MRSFTGNPGEAPDEAAFKIGEAARVVGVSAQTLRLWERERLIHPRRTERGYRIYTSRDIERLRQIKHLRSVEGLNFAAIRKQIGPAVACDAVTGKGAAPGERLRRLRLKRRKTLREVSEATGLSVSFISALERGGSGASVASLRRLADAYGVNMRELFGVDVVHDSPLVRAGERAVMRWENGVRFEEMAPGGRAMDPSYVYVPAGAGSEGFYSHTGEEFIHLLSGKLTVELKDNGCYHLEPGDTLYFPSTVPHRWWAPETHAEMIYVNNPPTF